The following are encoded in a window of Pseudomonas multiresinivorans genomic DNA:
- a CDS encoding DNA-binding protein, with product MNMFATTGGVVELWVIQTDTFTSKTSGEIYASVQAISPIPDGARGNARGFEITQYDIEPTLLDGIVFEGSPVLCKFASVVRPTKDRFGNTKNTQVLTELLAIGKDVHTPAPSRQPQPQTQAQRPTQPTAEKPSDSSKS from the coding sequence ATGAACATGTTTGCAACCACTGGCGGAGTCGTTGAACTGTGGGTCATCCAGACCGACACCTTCACCTCCAAAACCTCCGGCGAAATCTACGCCAGCGTCCAGGCGATTTCCCCGATCCCGGACGGCGCTCGCGGCAATGCCCGTGGCTTCGAAATCACCCAGTACGACATCGAGCCGACCCTACTCGACGGCATCGTCTTCGAAGGCTCCCCGGTGCTGTGCAAGTTCGCCAGCGTGGTGCGCCCGACCAAGGACCGCTTCGGCAACACGAAGAACACCCAGGTCCTGACCGAACTGCTCGCCATCGGCAAAGACGTACACACCCCGGCACCGAGCCGCCAGCCGCAACCCCAGACACAAGCCCAGCGCCCAACTCAGCCCACCGCTGAGAAACCCTCCGACAGCAGCAAGTCCTGA
- the pflM gene encoding lysogeny maintenance protein PflM, giving the protein MLPSKYLDRPHPEDCDCSVCWSRRELGKISPCQSTPCTACRPTRVVTVVTVMKMVAGAWRSISSTYRVERGFTCAKHMPALRPPKYWHVIYDSGKPTPFVPVREPFELEG; this is encoded by the coding sequence ATGCTTCCGAGCAAGTACCTGGACCGACCGCATCCCGAGGACTGCGACTGCTCTGTCTGCTGGTCCCGTCGCGAACTGGGGAAAATCAGTCCCTGCCAATCCACACCGTGCACCGCATGCCGCCCTACGCGAGTCGTCACCGTAGTTACCGTGATGAAGATGGTCGCTGGAGCGTGGCGCTCGATCTCCTCGACCTACCGGGTGGAACGGGGTTTTACCTGCGCGAAACACATGCCCGCGCTCCGTCCCCCGAAGTACTGGCACGTTATCTACGACAGCGGGAAGCCAACGCCCTTCGTCCCAGTGCGCGAGCCATTCGAGCTGGAGGGCTGA
- a CDS encoding major capsid protein, which yields MNAMKQQIAKFNPIRSFRNLCIAGTVTAVTSVPAFAASVIDTTAVEQAITDGKGDMSNIGGYIVGALVILAVAGLIYSMLRKA from the coding sequence ATGAACGCCATGAAACAACAGATCGCCAAGTTCAACCCGATCCGCTCGTTCCGCAACCTGTGCATCGCCGGCACCGTCACCGCCGTGACTTCGGTTCCGGCCTTCGCCGCCAGTGTCATCGACACCACCGCCGTCGAACAGGCCATCACCGACGGCAAGGGCGACATGTCCAACATCGGCGGCTACATCGTCGGTGCCCTGGTCATCCTCGCTGTCGCCGGCCTGATCTACAGCATGTTGCGCAAAGCGTAA
- a CDS encoding attachment protein, whose protein sequence is MNRFLRGLLWCLPALLLPQLAQAALYGFQYGNQMYSSAGAVCEAYRALNQKNFPGSPLEVIVTMTNPATVKCQLKFTNSGFSGSTTFVRVGDSCGTGAAWSATNGQCECPAGQQQDSSGSCVVPPTCEVGMPLLTRGPDSPTTTIAGRVTILSTPPSTVCSGSCQYQLNSSKATSCYLVPGSTSQGFCNYSMSSDGQNCAVDNALPPSVGDSPNPAPPEGETDPNTPPSDPNDPGCPDGYSWSGTTCVKTPTDPGTDPGEGGGTDPGTGGGNGGGDGGGTDPGTGGGTDPGTGGGDGSGSGSGNGNGSGSGNGDGDGEGQCDPAKDPNGCQGNGPSSELSEPKAGNWDEANKEWEQKVQDAKKDLKDAVKANIDQLKGSFDLQLSTGGGQLPCDSFTVWGKSYRLCVADYSTQLSYMRLALLLMAALIAAFVILKD, encoded by the coding sequence ATGAACAGATTTCTAAGGGGGCTGCTGTGGTGTTTGCCAGCACTGCTGTTGCCGCAGCTGGCCCAAGCGGCGCTGTACGGATTCCAGTACGGCAACCAGATGTACAGCTCTGCCGGTGCCGTATGTGAGGCTTACCGGGCATTGAATCAAAAGAACTTCCCCGGTAGCCCGCTTGAAGTCATCGTCACGATGACCAACCCAGCGACGGTGAAGTGTCAGCTCAAGTTCACCAACTCTGGTTTCAGCGGCAGCACCACGTTTGTCCGAGTGGGAGACTCCTGCGGCACCGGTGCAGCCTGGAGCGCCACCAACGGCCAGTGTGAATGCCCGGCCGGTCAGCAACAGGACTCCTCGGGTAGCTGCGTGGTGCCGCCTACCTGCGAAGTTGGCATGCCGCTGCTGACCCGTGGCCCGGACTCGCCGACCACCACCATTGCCGGTCGCGTCACCATTCTCAGCACGCCGCCTTCGACGGTGTGCAGCGGCAGTTGCCAGTACCAACTCAACTCCAGCAAGGCCACCTCCTGCTATCTCGTTCCTGGCTCTACTAGCCAAGGCTTCTGCAACTACTCGATGTCCAGCGACGGCCAGAACTGCGCCGTCGATAACGCCCTGCCGCCCTCGGTAGGCGACTCACCGAATCCCGCCCCGCCCGAAGGCGAGACCGACCCCAATACCCCGCCCTCCGATCCCAATGACCCTGGCTGTCCGGACGGCTATTCGTGGTCCGGCACCACCTGCGTCAAGACCCCAACCGACCCCGGCACCGATCCGGGCGAGGGTGGCGGAACGGACCCCGGCACAGGTGGCGGCAATGGCGGGGGAGACGGTGGCGGCACTGACCCAGGCACGGGCGGTGGCACCGATCCCGGTACCGGTGGCGGTGATGGATCCGGGTCAGGCAGCGGTAATGGAAACGGCTCCGGTAGCGGAAACGGGGATGGCGATGGCGAAGGCCAATGCGACCCCGCCAAAGACCCGAACGGCTGCCAAGGCAATGGCCCCTCCAGCGAGCTGAGCGAGCCCAAAGCTGGCAACTGGGACGAGGCCAACAAGGAGTGGGAGCAGAAGGTTCAGGACGCCAAGAAAGACCTCAAGGACGCGGTGAAAGCCAACATCGATCAGCTCAAGGGCTCCTTCGATCTTCAGCTGTCTACCGGCGGCGGCCAACTGCCCTGCGATTCCTTCACCGTCTGGGGCAAGTCCTACCGCCTGTGCGTCGCCGACTACTCCACCCAACTCTCCTACATGCGTTTGGCGCTGCTGCTGATGGCCGCGCTGATCGCTGCCTTCGTCATCTTGAAGGACTGA
- a CDS encoding DUF2523 family protein — MEWLSGFLDQIIGFFQWIWDFFAQGIYDFVKDGLVVVTKAIIYSTLQTFILLLDVSFTVARELIDGLGIPAMVRGMYAALPAPIAAGLAFFGVPQALNIIMTAAATRFCMRFVPIIGR; from the coding sequence ATGGAATGGCTCTCCGGCTTTCTCGACCAGATCATCGGCTTCTTTCAGTGGATCTGGGATTTCTTCGCGCAGGGCATCTACGACTTCGTCAAAGACGGCCTGGTCGTCGTAACCAAGGCGATCATCTACAGCACCCTGCAGACCTTCATCCTGCTGCTCGATGTCAGCTTCACAGTCGCCCGCGAGCTGATCGATGGCCTCGGTATTCCCGCCATGGTTCGAGGTATGTACGCGGCGCTACCGGCCCCCATTGCGGCCGGCCTCGCCTTCTTCGGCGTACCGCAGGCGCTCAACATCATCATGACCGCCGCCGCCACCCGGTTCTGCATGCGCTTCGTGCCGATCATTGGGAGGTGA
- a CDS encoding zonular occludens toxin domain-containing protein has protein sequence MSIKIHHGPNGSYKTSGAIQDDAVPALKDGRVIITNVRGFTLERAYTVFPDLPNTAQIINLDLESLADLDQMRTWFQWAPRGAFLIFDETQLLFPKSWREKDLEKFDYPGGPEAAHEADRPMGWLDAWTRHRHFNWDIVLTTPNISYIRDDIRMTCEMAYKHSNLAVIGIPGRYKEAQHDAQLNRPPADGTIVEYKRIKKQTFRLYQSTATGKTQDTKAGKSLFRSPKLVLLLALLAGTIGFVSYMGPLKVIGGKPAETSSAPHLAPDETHPATSAQSPAVAAAARPAASSFVPPGLLPAGPAGAPVDLSAHPFADRRISILAHAYRQSKGDIYMFALDDPEGRHLELTSWQLMGSGYRVIPKGECMAELAFEKWKQTITCTGSPPRTMAGVNPSAPIVTPAGPPPPNTPASLTVVPDSEYASRPWRKQ, from the coding sequence ATGTCCATCAAGATTCACCACGGCCCCAATGGCTCGTACAAAACCTCCGGCGCGATCCAGGACGATGCCGTGCCCGCGCTCAAGGATGGCCGCGTCATCATCACCAACGTCCGTGGCTTCACCCTGGAGCGCGCCTACACCGTGTTTCCCGATCTGCCCAACACCGCACAGATCATCAACCTCGATCTCGAATCCCTGGCCGACCTCGACCAGATGCGCACGTGGTTTCAGTGGGCACCCCGCGGCGCGTTCCTGATCTTCGACGAAACCCAACTGCTGTTCCCCAAGTCCTGGCGGGAAAAGGATCTGGAGAAGTTCGACTACCCCGGCGGCCCCGAGGCGGCGCACGAAGCGGATCGGCCCATGGGCTGGCTGGATGCCTGGACCCGGCACCGCCACTTCAACTGGGACATCGTCCTCACCACCCCGAATATCAGCTACATCCGCGACGACATCCGCATGACCTGCGAGATGGCCTACAAGCATTCCAACCTCGCGGTGATCGGCATCCCCGGTCGGTACAAGGAGGCCCAGCATGACGCCCAGCTCAACCGACCACCCGCTGACGGCACCATCGTCGAATACAAGCGAATCAAAAAGCAGACCTTCCGGCTCTACCAGTCCACCGCCACCGGCAAGACCCAGGACACCAAGGCCGGCAAGAGTCTGTTCCGGTCGCCTAAGTTGGTTCTTCTACTGGCACTGCTGGCCGGCACTATTGGCTTTGTCAGCTATATGGGACCTCTCAAGGTCATCGGCGGTAAGCCTGCTGAAACCTCTTCCGCGCCTCATCTGGCACCTGATGAAACTCATCCTGCGACCTCTGCGCAAAGCCCTGCTGTGGCTGCTGCGGCGCGTCCTGCTGCGAGTAGCTTTGTTCCTCCTGGTCTTCTACCTGCTGGGCCAGCTGGTGCGCCTGTTGACCTGAGCGCCCATCCCTTCGCCGACCGCCGCATCAGCATCCTCGCCCACGCCTACCGACAGTCGAAGGGCGACATCTACATGTTCGCCCTGGATGACCCGGAAGGCCGGCATCTGGAACTGACCAGTTGGCAATTGATGGGGTCGGGCTACCGGGTCATCCCCAAGGGCGAGTGCATGGCCGAGCTCGCCTTTGAGAAGTGGAAGCAGACCATCACCTGCACCGGCTCACCGCCCAGAACGATGGCCGGCGTGAATCCCTCAGCCCCCATCGTCACACCCGCCGGCCCACCACCGCCCAACACGCCAGCGTCGCTGACGGTGGTGCCCGACTCCGAATACGCCTCACGCCCCTGGAGGAAGCAATGA
- a CDS encoding tetratricopeptide repeat protein, which yields MVEASQLNSNINGIRYSLPPVRQHADCRRLEVAQAARELEFKRFVWISADYDMGGDDFLAHVLQVLDLAQSQIYLLEMQAVYGVGDFYERCSGWVGGVHELLIGLAKISAPILILDDIPLLRVEADEHGYNDWLVELVGVLLDACPNLKVVLRSPFVKETQKVKQIILNPLDEAETRTYISLHQNGKHASQEQIGSGEIFRYTNGIPGRIDRVLKLLETGDFSSIVNGRSEQFIDDLATLPERLVKEIEQLKAREESSSGTYRSFSLLMALAVFPFGENVETITYFDGFKAYRSAMAGDLIAAGLCDSVVSEESELGDKGAKTFIVVKKNVQAYLIKLLGEEALPVLYEKAVGVYFGRDWRVRDFKLASVFDLQKHRLSPVVEQNASFILNKFISDVLGSRTAVLKDKLDRIRVLHYYVERLRKHGKYLYINQLCKVVWNKLAPYSDEAPVKNILFMYSRSFRMLGMYEECIEHFNKFIKIKSNTARVIASAHINLAYCHKALGDNEQALLSANLALKFQPKGDSAYHAESIKIQLKGDSERKYSRLRKLEVKARRDSCFVAANNINLECIAILKDREAQRGLYKKAIAQCSSTGDEYNLIRSIVYYSKWTIDDGLPLDQKEYRSLFHAYIYTCGQRLMGLFNMSHNALWSCHEDIDSLDMLFWQFKYSSILQRLTGRDADEEACLRRLVSLTKGQGVDYKIHNEFDVRYFMSRALSYNILSSENSSNFLGW from the coding sequence GTGGTTGAAGCCTCCCAGCTGAACTCTAATATTAACGGAATACGTTATTCATTGCCTCCAGTTAGGCAGCATGCAGATTGTCGAAGGTTAGAAGTTGCCCAGGCCGCGCGGGAATTAGAATTTAAAAGATTTGTATGGATTTCCGCTGATTATGATATGGGAGGGGACGATTTTCTAGCGCATGTCCTTCAAGTACTCGATCTGGCGCAGAGCCAAATATACTTGTTGGAAATGCAAGCTGTTTACGGGGTTGGCGATTTTTATGAGAGGTGTTCGGGTTGGGTTGGTGGGGTACATGAATTATTAATTGGCTTGGCAAAAATTTCTGCGCCGATCTTAATTCTTGATGATATACCTTTGCTGAGAGTTGAGGCCGATGAGCATGGGTACAATGATTGGTTGGTGGAGTTAGTTGGGGTCCTTCTAGATGCGTGTCCGAATCTGAAGGTTGTTTTGCGGAGTCCCTTCGTTAAAGAAACCCAAAAGGTAAAGCAAATAATTTTAAATCCATTGGACGAGGCTGAGACTAGGACGTATATAAGTCTCCATCAGAATGGTAAGCATGCGTCTCAAGAGCAGATTGGCTCGGGGGAAATTTTTAGATATACCAATGGGATTCCGGGGCGGATTGATCGAGTTTTAAAGCTTCTGGAGACAGGTGATTTTTCAAGTATTGTGAATGGCCGGTCTGAACAATTTATAGACGATTTAGCTACATTGCCAGAGCGCCTTGTAAAGGAAATTGAGCAGCTCAAAGCTCGGGAGGAATCATCGTCTGGAACTTACAGAAGCTTTTCGCTGCTAATGGCTCTAGCTGTTTTTCCATTCGGCGAAAATGTAGAGACGATAACTTATTTTGATGGGTTCAAGGCATACCGTTCAGCTATGGCTGGGGATCTAATCGCTGCTGGGCTTTGTGATTCGGTAGTGTCGGAAGAATCAGAGCTAGGCGATAAAGGGGCTAAGACTTTTATTGTGGTTAAAAAGAATGTCCAAGCTTACCTAATAAAGTTATTAGGTGAGGAGGCATTGCCCGTATTGTATGAAAAAGCTGTTGGTGTCTATTTTGGCCGAGACTGGCGCGTTAGAGATTTTAAGCTCGCATCGGTCTTTGATCTTCAGAAACATCGCTTAAGTCCAGTTGTAGAGCAAAATGCTAGTTTTATTTTAAATAAGTTTATTTCGGATGTGCTTGGGAGTCGGACTGCGGTTTTAAAAGATAAGCTGGATAGAATTCGAGTCTTACATTATTACGTTGAAAGATTACGAAAGCATGGTAAGTATCTCTACATAAATCAGTTGTGTAAAGTGGTCTGGAATAAGCTTGCACCTTACAGTGATGAGGCGCCCGTTAAAAATATACTCTTTATGTATTCGCGTAGTTTTAGAATGCTAGGGATGTACGAAGAGTGTATAGAGCACTTTAATAAGTTTATAAAAATTAAGTCAAATACGGCGCGAGTAATTGCGTCGGCACATATAAATTTAGCCTATTGTCATAAGGCGCTAGGTGATAATGAGCAGGCTCTACTATCTGCGAATCTCGCCTTGAAGTTTCAACCGAAAGGTGATTCCGCCTATCATGCTGAGTCTATTAAAATTCAGCTTAAGGGGGATTCTGAAAGAAAATACTCAAGGTTGAGGAAGTTAGAGGTGAAAGCTCGGAGAGACTCCTGCTTTGTTGCTGCTAATAATATTAACTTAGAATGTATTGCGATACTGAAAGACAGAGAGGCTCAAAGGGGGTTGTATAAGAAGGCAATAGCGCAATGCTCATCCACGGGTGATGAGTATAATTTGATTAGGTCTATTGTTTATTATTCGAAATGGACTATCGATGATGGCCTGCCTTTGGATCAGAAGGAGTACAGATCGCTGTTTCATGCATATATATATACGTGTGGTCAGCGGCTAATGGGTCTTTTTAATATGAGTCATAACGCCTTGTGGTCATGCCATGAGGATATCGATTCTCTGGATATGCTCTTCTGGCAGTTCAAGTATAGCTCTATCTTGCAGAGGCTAACAGGGAGAGATGCAGATGAGGAGGCATGCTTGAGAAGACTGGTGAGTTTGACTAAAGGTCAGGGGGTTGATTATAAAATTCACAATGAGTTTGACGTGAGATATTTTATGTCGAGAGCGTTGAGCTACAATATATTGTCGAGTGAGAACTCCAGCAATTTTTTAGGCTGGTAA